GCGGGCAGCGGTGCAGATTTACTTCTAGGGGCTTTCAGAGGTAGAGGGGCCTCGGCTGCAATTGCCGGGGCCCCGGGCCGTTCATAAAGATACCCCGGCGATTTCGGGGGACAATCGCCGGGGTAAGGAGCACGTCCCAGGGGGGTGAGGCGCGAAGCCCACAATAAGGCATTGGAAGGGTTTCGTCAAGAGAATGGGCAAGATGACGCACTCAAAACGCGTCGGTTACCCCTTTTTTGCAGGGAAAGAGGCGCATGCGGGACAGGTGATCTGGATTATAGCCGGGTCTGGACCGTCAGATAATGCAGCGTGCCCAGTGTGGACCAGGAACTGAAGGCGTAGTCGAAATGCAATCCAACAATGCGCAGGCCAAAACCTGCATTAAACCCGGCCAGGTCCAGGCGGGGGCGTATCTTCAGCATCTCGTGGCGGCGATAGCTGTAGCCGAAGCGCAGTTGAAACGACCGGCTGGCCCCTAGCTCAGCCCCGAAGTTCAGGTAATAGAACAGGCGGCCCAGCCAGGTCTGATTCTCGGGCAGCCGCCCCAGGTGCGGCAGATCGTACAGCGTAACGGTAAGCTGCAGGGGGAGGTACCGCAGCCTTTTGCGCAGGCTCAGACGCACGTCGAACGGCAGGCGGTCGGGCATGGTGCCCAGCGACTGCAACGTAAGGCCCAGATAGTGCAGGCTACCACTGAGCGTCAGCAACTGATTAGGAATTTCATACCGAATACCTGCATCCAGGGCAACGGCTGTAGCTTGCCGTTCAGCCAGAGTGGAGTGGATCAGGTGCAGGTTGACCCCATAGTAAAGGGACGTATGGAGGGTGCGTCCGAGACCGACCGTTAATGCCAGGTCTAGGGGCCGAAATGTACCGTTCCGATTCCCTTCCGGATCGGCTTCGTCGATAGCGCCCCAGTCCAGAAAGCGCAGGGCCAGGCCAAGCGTCCCGCTGTTTTCCTGATGCCAGGCATACGCAACCGTGCCGGCGCGAATGCCCCCTACATGGTTCAGGTAGCTTACTTGAAACTGGCGATGTTGCCCGGTGTGCAGTAAGGCGGGATTCAGCAGGAACAGGGCCACGTCATCGTCGGCGACGGCCAGGGGCGTTTCGCCAAGCGCGGCCACGCGAGCCGAACTCGGCAAACGGAGAAAAGCAAACCCCCCCAGCGGAATCTCCTGCGCCCGCGACGGAGGGACCACGCACAGCCAGAGCACCGGCAGGAATCGCCACATCTTCATCGGCACGCTTACTTACTCGGCATGTCGAAACGTCACTTCCGTAGCAATTGCTTCGCTTTCCTGCCGGGCTGGTGAACTGAATTCTCGCTCCAATATAGCGCAGCAGAAGCCCAAAAGCGAGCCCTCATGGCCGTATCCAGAAACGCCTGGTAAATGCGCCAAATCTGCCATAAAAAGTGCGGTGAAGCTGCTATGGCGTCAAGCTGCAAACCGCTAACCTGTTCTTAAACGTTGTTGCACCAGCTATTTGTGTGCCATGCGCCGGTGGCAGGTTGTCAGCTTACTACTTGGATGGCATCTCGGGGTGGTTACCGGACTGGTAGCTCTTTTGAGTTATCTGCTGGGTACCGGTCTGCCTCTGGCAGAAAGCATGCTGGTGGCTATCTGGACGCTTCCTTTATCTGCCTTTGTCGCCTGGTTTATCGGGTATGATTTGCTGCAGTTCCTGATGCAGCGTTCTCTGCTGCGGCCGGCCATGGTACATTTGCTGCTGTTGGTCCTGGTGCTGTTGGTATGGGCAGCCGTTCCTTTTTAGGCATGCAGTGATTACATTACCAGGCAGTTGCTTTATTTCCTTTCTAAAGGAAGCGTTTACTACGGGGAGGCGCCAGGCAGACCTGCATGCTACTGCTGGGGTTTGATATAGGCAGCTCCTTCATTAAAGGGGCCCTGGTGGAGGCAGAAAGCGGGCGTCTTTGCGCTTCGGTGGCGGTTCCGGAGCAGGAACTGAAGATTACGTCGCCCTGTCCCGGCTGGGCCGAACAGGATCCGGCGCAGTGGTGGCAGGGCATGCAGCAGGCCGTAGCGGCGCTGCGTCGGCAATATCCTTTTGCCCCTGAGGCAGTTGGTGGCATCGGCCTTTCCTACCAGATGCACGGCCTGGTGCTGATTGACCGGCAGGGACGGGTGCTGCGTCCGGCCATCATCTGGTGCGACAGTCGGGCCGTATCGATCGGGGCTCGGGCTTTCCAGACGCTGGGAGTGGAGCGATGCCTGCGCCGTCTGCTAAACAGTCCAGGCAACTTTACCGCCACCAGACTGCGCTGGGTGCGCGAAAACGAACCCGCATGCTATCGGAAGGCTTACAAATGGCTGTTGCCAGGTGACTATGTGGCTTTTTGCCTGACCGGCGAACCCACAACTACCGTTTCCGGGCTCTCGGAAGGTATCTGCTGGGACTTTCTGGAGGAGGCACCTGCCTACTGGCTGCTAGATTACCTGGAGATCGACCGGTCCCTGATGCCGCGCCTGGTGCCCACGTTTGGACTCCAGGGTGAGCTGACGCGAACGGCTGCCGAGGCGCTGGGCCTCAAGCCGGGCACTCCGGTCGCCTACCGGGCGGGCGATCAGCCCAACAACGCCTTCTCGCTGGGCGTGCTGCATCCCGGTCAGGTTGCCACGACCGCCGGCACCTCGGGCGTCATCTATGCCGTGGACGACACGCCGCGCTACGATTCCCAGACGCGCGTCAATACGTTTGTCCACGTCAATCACTCATCGGAGCAACGACGCTATGGGATATTGTTGTGCCTGAACGGCACGGGGATTCTCTATCGCTGGCTCCGAGAAGTTTTCGGGGGCACGCTGAGCTATGCAGCCATGAACGAAGAGGCGTCTGCTGCACCGGTCGGGTCCGACGGCCTCTGCGTGTTGCCTTTCGGCAATGGCGCTGAACGCATGCTCCGCAACCAGACGCTGGGCGCCTCCATCCATGGGCTTGATTTCAACCGCCATGGGCGGGCGCATCTGCTGCGGGCTGCTAAAGAGGGGATTGCCTTTGCGCTGGCCTACGGCCTTGAGATAATCCGCCGGATGGGGCTGACAGTTGAGAAAGTGCGAGCGGGCCGCGCTAACCTCTTTCTGAGCCCTCTGTTCTCGCGAATTTATGCCACCGTTAACCGCACGGTCGTGGAGCTATATGATACCGAGGGAGCCGTCGGTGCAGCTCGCGGAGCAGGTGTCGGGATTGGGCTCTATGCGTCCCCGGAGGCTGCCCTGCAGGATATGGCTCCAGTGGCAACGGTTGAACCGGAGCCTACCTGGGAGGGACCCTACCAGGAAGCCTACCAGAACTGGTGCGACATTCTGGTCCGTCAACGGCAATCTGCAGCGTAAACCATGGCTCATGCACAGACCTACCATAGCATCTGCCGTTGGACGTTCCATGCAGGCAAGGGGGGCTTCGTTCCGGCCCATATGCGGCCATCCTGGGCGGCCGATCGTTTTCAGACGGTCGAATTTATCTATCTGGTCAAGGAGAAAATCGCCCCGCGCCTGCCCGATACGATCACGCTGGGTGTTGAGCTGCACTACGACAACGAAGTCAATGAGCAAAATGCGGAAGCGGTCGCGCGGGCCCTGGCCGATACCGGTTTGCATCTGGCAATGATCACCCCAGGCGCGCATGTTCATTTTGCCTATGGAGGGCTCTGCTCGCTGGATCCGAAGGAGCGGGCTGCTGCGGAGGCGTTAGGACAACGCACGGTCGCGCTGGCTTATGGGCCGCTGCGGTCAGCCTGGCACCCGGATCCTGAAAAAGCACCTACGCTGGTAATCTGGAATGGCTCGTTTGGCTACGACCTGGCCACGATAGGCGTGCGCCAGATGTACCGCAACCTGAAGGAGAGCCTGGCCCGGCTCTGCCAGTTCGAGCAGGCACAAGGGGGAGCCCTGTACATCGGTATTGAGCCAAAGCCGAACGAGGGACATCCTGCCATGCTGCTGCCGACCGTGGCCAGCGCGCTGCTCTTCTGGCGTCAGCTAGCCGACGAGTACGGGATTGACCGAACTCGGAAAGGGGTAAACATGGAGATCGGTCACTCAGAAATGATCGGTCTTGATACCGTCTATGATGTGGTCGAGCAGCTCGAAGAGCAGGCCATAGTGCATTTTCATCTAAACAGCCAGGGCTACAACGACGGCATCATTCTGGGCGGACCGGGCCGCTACGACATCGACCACGGCGTGCGCATCAACGGGATCAACATCGTGCTGGCCGGTCTGCTGAAGCAGGCAGGCTATAGCCGCTGGCTTGGGCACGACATGCAGCCCCGGCCCTACGACAACGAAGCGCAGGCCATCGACCGTGTGGTGCGTAGCGTTCTGAGCTGGGAGGCCTGCCGCCGCGCTGCCGAACAGCTAGACGAAGCGGAATTGCTGGCATGGCTGGCCCGTCGGGAGACGGCACGGGCCGAAGACCTGATGCGAGCAGCGCTGGTCGAAGCGCAACGTCAATTTGATATGCTCTATGAGCCCTGAACATCAGGACTGAAAGCAGCGGTTGAGGGGGGGCCGTAATGCTGGCTTCTGGAGAGCCTGTCAGATCAGTGTCCGCAGAAAAATGGTGGGGCTGAGGGCGCGCCAGGGCGCTGAAGCCAGTCATAATGTCTGGTGAAGGCTGGGGGTAGCATACCGTTTTTTTCTTGCTGCTGGGAAGGGTAACATCTCGGGTTGGCCTGTCGCTCCCAGATTGCTTCCTGGGGGGATGAGTCTACGGCTATGTTGACGGCCCAGAGTCAGTCCGCGGTAACTCAGCCAGCAGGCTAGCGCAGGAGACTTCTCGCTGTGCCGGAAGCGCAAAAAGACCCGAAGCACGCGCCTGGCTGGTCGAACTACCCACTGGTCCTGTTCAGAGAGGAAGTGGCGTTAGCGCCGTAGTAGCGGATCCCTTTTCAGGTAAGAGCCTTTCCGTTGAGATATTGCAGTAGTTGGACCGCCTCTCGGTGGTGACAAAGCGTCTGCGCCGGGTCGGGAGGAGTCGGCGCGTAGCAGGCCGCCTCGCAGGCAGCCAGCAGCCGGGCCATCCGAACTACTTCTGCTTCAGGCAGGCCCTGCTGGCGCAGGCGTTCGCATAGGTGGGAGCGCGTCAGGCCACGTGCATCCTGGCCCAGGTAGCGTCCCGCAGCTTGCCGCAGCGCTTCCTCCAGGCGTCGGTAGAACAGGCGGGGCTCCAGGGTGGAGGGGGGCAGCGTCGCGGCCTGCGTGGCCGAAGGGCGCACCTGGGGGCTGGCTCCTCGACGTCGCCATATCCAGAGCAGGAAGGCCAGGAGCAGCAGGCTACCACCGGCATAGGGCAGCAGGCGGTACCAGCGGAAAGGGGCAGCTTCTGGCGAAGAGGTAGCGACCGGAGAGGCCGGGGAAGAGACCGGAGCCGGGCGCACGACCAGCGCGGGAAGGGAAGCGGTCAGCGTGCGGTAGGCACGGGCTTCTGGATCAAAGTAAGTAAAGCGCACAGGGGGTAGCGTCAGCCGGTCAGCCTGGTGCGGCACGAGCACGTAAGTCAACGTGCGCGTGCCACTCAGGCGAGGGCCGCGACGGTCAAGGACTAGCGCGTCGTCGGCCGGATAGACGGCAAAGCTGGAGTCCAGATGGAGACGGGGCGGGGTCAGGGTGGGCAGGTTGCCGGTGCCGGAAAGTCGGAGCGTGATGGTTACCGGCTCCCCGACGCTGACGGCTGTCGGCGCTGCTGCTGCTTCCAGGCGAAACTGCCCCACGGCGTCGATAAAGGCAGGCGGGGCGCCTTTGGGAAGCGGTCGTACCGACACGGCAAGCGCCGGGGCGGCAATGCGCCGCGGCTCGCTCTGGCTTGGATGCAACAGCGTGGCAAAGGGGTCTAGGGGATCTGGCTGCACAGAGACTTCGCTTTCAATGGTGAGTGGATCTATACGTAGCGTGCCGCTGCGCGTAGGAAATAGCGCAATGCGCTGCAAGACGAACGTGTAGTACGGGATGCCGTGGCGCAATACGCGCTCGGGCAGTGGCCGGTCTTCAACTTTGAGCTCTTCGCGCCAGAAGCCTTCGGTCTCCCAGGAGCCGACAAGGCGACTGCGCCAGACCTGCAATCCTTCTCGAAAGAACAGTCGGTACTCCAGGACGGTCTGTTGCTGCTCGTAGGGCGTAGTGGGGCGCAGGGTTGCTTCAATGAACAGATCGGGAGCAGAAGCCACTGCCTCCGGCAGGGCTTCGGCGGGTGGTGCTGTGGGCGCGTCGTAAATGGTGAGTTCAATCGGGTCGGTGGTCAGGATCTGGTCGCCCACCTGGAGCTGGAAGGCGCCGATGCGGGCTTTGCCCGGGCGCACCGGTCGGAAGCGCCAGCTGTAGCGAATGCGCTGCTGGATGCGTCCGCCAGTCAGTGAATACTGGCGATGGACAGTCGGCATCGGGTAGACGAGGGCCAGTCCTTCGGTGGGAGGGGGCTCTGGCATGCGAAGGGCGCTGGGAAGGGTGCCGATTACTTCGACCGTGTAGACGACCGTTTCCCCCATGCCGATCTGGGTACGGCTGACACGCGCCTGAAGCTCTACCGTTTGTTGCTGCGCGGCTCCAGAGGTTGTCCAGGCGCCTATCAGCAGGAGCAGAAGGATCCCTCGCCTCATCGGGTATTACCAGTCTTTTTGTACCTTGCGCGGCGTAGTAGGCAGCCGAAGGGCACGTCGGAGCGCTTCCTGTTCCTGGCGTTGCAGGGCCTCAAGAAGGCGGGCGGCTGCTTCGGGCGAGAGCTGTGAAGGGGGAGGCGGTGCACCGGGCTTTGTAGACGACGGTTGTTGCGGCTTTGCCGCATCGCTCTGGGAGTCGGACGGGTTGGCGTTTTCGCGTGAGCCTCTGTTTGCCAGGCCCCGACCCGGCGTGTTCCGGGCGGAGGCGTTGTTCGGGTCGTTGTGCGTTGCGCTACCGCCTGAGGGAGAGGGTGGGGGGGAGGAGGGTAGATGACGCAGCACGTATTCATAGTTGAAGCGGGCGTCCTCAAAGTCGGGGTCGGCCAGCAGGGCCATACGATAGTAGTACAACGCAGCCTGCAGATCCCCTTCTGTGAAAGCGGCGTTGCCGGCATTATAGGCAGCGCGTGCGCGCTCGGTATGGTTGGAGGCCAGGCGGAGCGCGGCGTCGAAGGCGGCGCGGGCGGCCCCTGCTTCCCCTAAGCGAAGCAGCGCGGCTCCCAGATTATACTGCAGTCCAAAGCGTACCGCCGGATCCTGCGTCAGAAGCAATCCCTGGCGATAAAGCTCGGCCGCTTCGGCGTAGCGTTCGGCCCGGTAGGCGGCGTTTCCGCGACGTCCCTGGCGGGCGCCGTCGTCCGCCAGCAGCAGCCACAGCAGCGCGATTCCAAGCACAAGCCGCATGCGTTCAGGCGGTCTGAAGGGTTCGACGTCGCTCAGGCAAGAGGGCCTCCAGCGCCAGCAACAGCAACGCCAGCGCCAGCGGCCACTGGTAGCGTTCGGCGTAGGTTTCGAACGTCTCGGTTGCCATCGGGGTCCGGGCAAAACCTTCCAGCCGTTTCAGCAACAGGGACACAACGCTGCCGGTGCGTCCCAGGTGGAGGTACCCGTCGGGTTCAGCCAATGCCTGCAGGGTAGCCGGCTCCAGACGTGTATGCACAACGCGGCCTTCAGTGTCGCGCCGAAAACCTGTGCGACGTCCGTTGCGATACACGGGGATCGGGGCGCCTTCGGGTTCGCCCACGCCGATGGCCAGTCGTTCGATGCCCGCCTCTTTCAACTGCTGAAGGGCCTGCTCAAAGCCGGCCGCATGGTTTTCTCCATCCGAAACAACCAGCAGCACACGGCTGCGTGGCGTTTCTTCCGGCTGCGGCGTCTCAAACGCCTGCAGGGCCACCTGGAGCATCCGAACGTAGTCGGTGCCGGGCGTGGGAATCAGGGACGGATCAGCCACGTCTAGAAACAGCCGTACGGCTCCGTAATCGGTGGTGAACGGGCACTGCAGGAAGGCGTCGCCCGCAAACAGAATCAGGCCCACGCGGTCCCCTTCGAGCCGCTCGAGCAGGTGGTACAGCTCGTAGCGGGCACGGGCCAGGCGGCTGGGCGCTACGTCTTCGGCCAGCATAGAGGCCGATACGTCCAGGGCGATCAGTAGATCGAGGCCTCGGCGTTCTACGGGGCGTGGTTGCAGCCCGGTGCGGGGACCGGCCAGGGCCAGGCTGAGCAATGCAAGGGCCGAAAGCAGCAACGCTGCGCGCAGGCGGGCGCGACCGGGCGCGGGCGCAGTGAGCCGGCCAATCAGCGCGGGATCGCCCAGGCGGTGCAGGTCGCGCTGGCGGCGGCGCGCGGCCCACCACCATAGCAGGGCCATGCCGGGCACGGCAGCCAGCGTCCAGAGTCCTTCCGGATGGAGCCAGTGCAGGTTCATGTGACGACCAGTCGGCGAAGCCGGGTAGTACGGAGTACGACTTCCAGCAGGAGTAGCAGCAGGGCCGGTCCCAGAAAGACGGCGTAGCGTTCCCGGACCGTTTCGTAGCGGGTAACCGCGACCGGACTCTTCTCGAGGCGATCGATCTCTGCGTAAATGGCTTCTAAGGTGCGGGCGTCGGTGGCGCGGAAGTAGCGACCGCCGGTTTTTTCGGCCACGTCGCGCATCATGGCCTCGTCAATCTCAACGGGTACGGGCTGCGGCCGGGTGCCGGAAGGCGTCTGTCTTGGATAGGGGGCCTCGCCCCGGCCGCTGAGACCGATGGTGTAGATGCGAATGCCTGCCTGGCGCGCCAGCTCGGCGGCAGTAGGCGGATCGATCTCGCCCCGGTTGTTTTGGCCGTCGGTCAGTAGAATGATCACCTTGCTGCGAGCCTCGGTGTTTTTCAGCCGGTTGACGGCCGTGGCAATGGCGGTGCCGATAGCCGTTCCATCTTCAAGGCGCCCGACCTGAAGGCGCCGCAGCATGGTCAGGAGAAAACGATGGTCCAGCGTAGGGGGCACCTGCGTGAAGGCCTGTCCGGCAAAAACGACCAGTCCGATCCGGTCGACCGGGCGGCCCTGCACAAACTGGATGGCGGTGCGGCGGGCCACTTCAAAGCGACTGGGCGTGAAATCCTGGGCCAGCATGGACGACGACAGGTCGAGCACCAGCATCAGATCACGCCCCTCAACGGTGCGCTTTTCGAAGACATGTGGCTGCTGAGGGCGGGCCAGTGCCAGGATACCCAGCGTCAGCGTAGCCAGTCGGAGGGCGAAGGGAAGGCCGCGGAGACGGCTCCAGAAAGTAGCGGGCACTTGGTCCACCAGCGCCGTGCTGCTGAAGAGCAAATCCCCGCTTTGACGCCTCGTGTGCCACCAGCGCACGAATGCCAGGAAGGGGACCAGCACCAGCAACCAGAGCCACTGTGGCTGCGCAAAGGTCATCAAACCGCAGGTAGATTGCAAAATCTCCAACGCAACGTCTCACGAGCAGAGGGGAGGAGGGTTTCAACCGAGGCCGGCCCGAGCGTCCTTGTAACGTAGTCCAGCGCTGGCACCTTGCTGGATGCATCCAGACGTTCCGGGCAACCTGGCGCCGGCGCAAACACACCTGCCCCCGACCGCGCGCCGCAAGCGACAAGCTACCTGCGCCCATCGTACCCTGTGGTCCCAGCGACCCGGCATTTCTGTATCCCCCAGCTTTTCCCACAGACCCATCCAGACAGCAGCTATGTGCGCTACGGGACCGGTCTGCTGTTGCTGAGCCTGTTGTTGCTGGGCTGCGAGGCGGAGCGCGTGCTGGGGCCGTTGCCGCCGGCCTCGTTGCCAAAGGAAGGGCCTGCGCCGTTGCCGTCGGTCTCGTCAGGAGCACTGCCGCAGGTTTCGGGGGACCGGTGGGCGGAGGTGGCCTGGTTGCAGCAGGTGCGGCGGGCGCTGGGGGCGCCGTATGTGGCGTTTGTAAGCTGGCGCGACGAGGCGGGTCGTTGGCGGTATCGGTACGTGGTGTTGCGGGTGCCGCGGCGGTGGGTGCGGGAAAGTGGAGGCCGGGAGCAGGTGTACTGGTTTCGGAGGGAGTGGGGGTGCTCTGGGGGCAGGTGTTGGCGTGGGTGCCGTCGCATGAGCGGGTGTTGTGGGCGTTGCGTTAGTGGGTAGGACGCAGGGGTTCGTCGTCGGGTTCGGCGGTGGTGCAGGGGAATGACTGTGCGGTCAGCGGGGGTGCGTCGTTCATGTACGTGCCTTCGTGTGGGTGTTATGTGTTTGAGGAGGTGGAGGTGGTGTGTTCGGCAGCTGGGGGCGGGGGGAGTTGGCCGCCGACGCAGGAGGATCCGCGGTGGTGGCAGCAGGAGGGGGGAGTAGGGGACTGTGCGGATCTGTGGTGTGAGGAGCCGCGGAGTGGTGGGGGAGGTGGGGGCAGTGGTTCGGGTTCGGGGGCGCCGGAGGAGGCGTGCACGGAAGATGCGCTGACGTGCGAGGAGAGTTTCCCGCTCTGGGGCAAGGCGGTCCGGTTGGGCAAGCGGTTGCTGGAGCTGGCCCGGAAGGGGGAGGATTTGCTGGATGTGCAGACGTGGAAGCGGTTGGCGCGGGAGGAATGGGACGAGCTGCTCAGTTGCGGTATTGATGCGGTCCGTGTGGTCGGTGGGGACAGCGGGGCGTTATTCGGGGTGTTGGACTGTGCGGCGCGGTTGCTGGTGGGGGTGGATTTTCTGGAGATGGTTCGGGGGTTGAAGCTGGCCGATCGTCTGGGGGTTTCGGCGTACCGGGAGTTGCTGGGTTTCATCAAGCAGTCGCGTTTTGCGTCGGCGTTTGCCAATCGGATAGACGATCTGGAACTGTTAGAGGATTATGGCCGCCTGGATATGGATAAAA
This DNA window, taken from Rhodothermus profundi, encodes the following:
- the porQ gene encoding type IX secretion system protein PorQ, which translates into the protein MKMWRFLPVLWLCVVPPSRAQEIPLGGFAFLRLPSSARVAALGETPLAVADDDVALFLLNPALLHTGQHRQFQVSYLNHVGGIRAGTVAYAWHQENSGTLGLALRFLDWGAIDEADPEGNRNGTFRPLDLALTVGLGRTLHTSLYYGVNLHLIHSTLAERQATAVALDAGIRYEIPNQLLTLSGSLHYLGLTLQSLGTMPDRLPFDVRLSLRKRLRYLPLQLTVTLYDLPHLGRLPENQTWLGRLFYYLNFGAELGASRSFQLRFGYSYRRHEMLKIRPRLDLAGFNAGFGLRIVGLHFDYAFSSWSTLGTLHYLTVQTRL
- a CDS encoding xylulokinase, whose translation is MLLLGFDIGSSFIKGALVEAESGRLCASVAVPEQELKITSPCPGWAEQDPAQWWQGMQQAVAALRRQYPFAPEAVGGIGLSYQMHGLVLIDRQGRVLRPAIIWCDSRAVSIGARAFQTLGVERCLRRLLNSPGNFTATRLRWVRENEPACYRKAYKWLLPGDYVAFCLTGEPTTTVSGLSEGICWDFLEEAPAYWLLDYLEIDRSLMPRLVPTFGLQGELTRTAAEALGLKPGTPVAYRAGDQPNNAFSLGVLHPGQVATTAGTSGVIYAVDDTPRYDSQTRVNTFVHVNHSSEQRRYGILLCLNGTGILYRWLREVFGGTLSYAAMNEEASAAPVGSDGLCVLPFGNGAERMLRNQTLGASIHGLDFNRHGRAHLLRAAKEGIAFALAYGLEIIRRMGLTVEKVRAGRANLFLSPLFSRIYATVNRTVVELYDTEGAVGAARGAGVGIGLYASPEAALQDMAPVATVEPEPTWEGPYQEAYQNWCDILVRQRQSAA
- a CDS encoding TIM barrel protein yields the protein MAHAQTYHSICRWTFHAGKGGFVPAHMRPSWAADRFQTVEFIYLVKEKIAPRLPDTITLGVELHYDNEVNEQNAEAVARALADTGLHLAMITPGAHVHFAYGGLCSLDPKERAAAEALGQRTVALAYGPLRSAWHPDPEKAPTLVIWNGSFGYDLATIGVRQMYRNLKESLARLCQFEQAQGGALYIGIEPKPNEGHPAMLLPTVASALLFWRQLADEYGIDRTRKGVNMEIGHSEMIGLDTVYDVVEQLEEQAIVHFHLNSQGYNDGIILGGPGRYDIDHGVRINGINIVLAGLLKQAGYSRWLGHDMQPRPYDNEAQAIDRVVRSVLSWEACRRAAEQLDEAELLAWLARRETARAEDLMRAALVEAQRQFDMLYEP
- a CDS encoding BatD family protein, which produces MRRGILLLLLIGAWTTSGAAQQQTVELQARVSRTQIGMGETVVYTVEVIGTLPSALRMPEPPPTEGLALVYPMPTVHRQYSLTGGRIQQRIRYSWRFRPVRPGKARIGAFQLQVGDQILTTDPIELTIYDAPTAPPAEALPEAVASAPDLFIEATLRPTTPYEQQQTVLEYRLFFREGLQVWRSRLVGSWETEGFWREELKVEDRPLPERVLRHGIPYYTFVLQRIALFPTRSGTLRIDPLTIESEVSVQPDPLDPFATLLHPSQSEPRRIAAPALAVSVRPLPKGAPPAFIDAVGQFRLEAAAAPTAVSVGEPVTITLRLSGTGNLPTLTPPRLHLDSSFAVYPADDALVLDRRGPRLSGTRTLTYVLVPHQADRLTLPPVRFTYFDPEARAYRTLTASLPALVVRPAPVSSPASPVATSSPEAAPFRWYRLLPYAGGSLLLLAFLLWIWRRRGASPQVRPSATQAATLPPSTLEPRLFYRRLEEALRQAAGRYLGQDARGLTRSHLCERLRQQGLPEAEVVRMARLLAACEAACYAPTPPDPAQTLCHHREAVQLLQYLNGKALT
- a CDS encoding tetratricopeptide repeat protein gives rise to the protein MRLVLGIALLWLLLADDGARQGRRGNAAYRAERYAEAAELYRQGLLLTQDPAVRFGLQYNLGAALLRLGEAGAARAAFDAALRLASNHTERARAAYNAGNAAFTEGDLQAALYYYRMALLADPDFEDARFNYEYVLRHLPSSPPPSPSGGSATHNDPNNASARNTPGRGLANRGSRENANPSDSQSDAAKPQQPSSTKPGAPPPPSQLSPEAAARLLEALQRQEQEALRRALRLPTTPRKVQKDW
- a CDS encoding VWA domain-containing protein, which translates into the protein MNLHWLHPEGLWTLAAVPGMALLWWWAARRRQRDLHRLGDPALIGRLTAPAPGRARLRAALLLSALALLSLALAGPRTGLQPRPVERRGLDLLIALDVSASMLAEDVAPSRLARARYELYHLLERLEGDRVGLILFAGDAFLQCPFTTDYGAVRLFLDVADPSLIPTPGTDYVRMLQVALQAFETPQPEETPRSRVLLVVSDGENHAAGFEQALQQLKEAGIERLAIGVGEPEGAPIPVYRNGRRTGFRRDTEGRVVHTRLEPATLQALAEPDGYLHLGRTGSVVSLLLKRLEGFARTPMATETFETYAERYQWPLALALLLLALEALLPERRRTLQTA
- a CDS encoding vWA domain-containing protein; its protein translation is MTFAQPQWLWLLVLVPFLAFVRWWHTRRQSGDLLFSSTALVDQVPATFWSRLRGLPFALRLATLTLGILALARPQQPHVFEKRTVEGRDLMLVLDLSSSMLAQDFTPSRFEVARRTAIQFVQGRPVDRIGLVVFAGQAFTQVPPTLDHRFLLTMLRRLQVGRLEDGTAIGTAIATAVNRLKNTEARSKVIILLTDGQNNRGEIDPPTAAELARQAGIRIYTIGLSGRGEAPYPRQTPSGTRPQPVPVEIDEAMMRDVAEKTGGRYFRATDARTLEAIYAEIDRLEKSPVAVTRYETVRERYAVFLGPALLLLLLEVVLRTTRLRRLVVT